From Pseudorasbora parva isolate DD20220531a chromosome 25, ASM2467924v1, whole genome shotgun sequence, one genomic window encodes:
- the LOC137065055 gene encoding E3 ubiquitin-protein ligase RNF19B-like, with translation MCLDTELCGSQGKAELRCPLCNGLWSYTEVRKLAKLTTEEQQFFEETLAKNATRKRIDINNCPGCDWLIERSDPSNLSVQCTVCSAKKGRTFEFCWQCLRKWKGPRPRSDRCDNEGCTNKELDLLRECGNIILKDAGNIVCPAVRACPTCGMLIEHNTTLCKNIACSRCNKEFCFVCLKLTPDCLKTSSYFVHCSDGVAPRQTSIPGWRDNQYITNKLTPIITNMWNPIDTNMWNPIDTNMWNPIDTNMWNPIDTNMWNPTFLINYNMRKELLDVADSLEEFENTSVWDFSCTLQTGVVLDIFKKRVFFELEKIKVQFI, from the exons atgtgcttggacacagagctctgtggctcacag GGTAAAGCCGAGCTGAGATGCCCTTTGTGTAACGGTCTATGGTCTTACACTGAAGTGCGAAAACTAGCCAAACTCACGACTGAAGAACAGCAATTCTTTGAAGAAACTCTTGCCAAAAATGCAACCAGAAAGAGAATAGACATCAATAAT TGTCCTGGTTGTGACTGGTTGATCGAGAGATCAGATCCATCTAATCTCAGCGTCCAATGCACTGTTTGCTCTGCAAAGAAGGGCAGAACCTTTGAGTTCTGCTGGCAGTGTTTGAGAAAGTGGAAAGGTCCTCGTCCTCGATCTGACAGATGTGACAATGAAGGCTGCACCAACAAAGAGCTGGATCTGCTGAGAGAATGtggaaatattattttaaaagatgCTGGAAATATTGTGTGTCCAGCTGTTCGTGCTTGTCCAACATGTGGCATGCTGAttgaacacaacacaacactatGCAAAAACATTGCATGCTCTCGGTGTAATAAAGAGTTTTGTTTTGTCTGTCTGAAGCTCACACCTGACTGTCTGAAGACTAGTAGTTACTTTGTTCACTGTTCAGATGGTGTGGCTCCACGACAGACTTCAATTCCAGGTTGGAGAGATAACCAATATATTACAAACAAGCTAACTCCCATCATTACAAACATGTGGAATCCCATCGATACAAACATGTGGAATCCCATCGATACAAACATGTGGAATCCCATCGATACAAACATGTGGAATCCCATCGATACAAATATGTGGAATCCCACT TTCCTCATCAACTACAACATGAGGAAGGAACTCTTAGATGTGGCGGATTCATTGGAAGAGTTTGAGAACACCAGTGTCTGGGATTTTTCATGTACCCTGCAG ACTGGAGTTGTGTTGGATATATTCAAGAAGCGTGTTTTCTTTGAGCTGGAAAAAATAAAGGTTCAGTTCATATAA